In Anomaloglossus baeobatrachus isolate aAnoBae1 chromosome 2, aAnoBae1.hap1, whole genome shotgun sequence, the DNA window ccaaagatctctttacacctaggcctgcgactggaacacgggggcatccgctacgtcttgaggaaagaaggtttaatcataatcacagacgaggattctttactgtacgagcagtgagactatggaagtctctgccgcatgatgttgtaatgagtgattcactactaagatttaagcagagcctggatgcctttcttgacaaATGTAatcttaccagttatgtatattagattttatgacagggtgttgatccagggaactagtctaattgccggatgtggagtcaggaaggaattttttttccctattggagcttgtttgccacattgtttttttttgccttcctctggatcaacatgttaggctacgggttgaactagatggacttagagtctcccttcaaccttaaaaactatgatactatgatactatgatgtgtATGCAGAGAGATGTCGGCCCCATATGGAGGCCTAGGAGCTACGAAGCTGGTGACAGTGAGAGAAAGTCAGGATAAAGCCCTGACTGCCGGGATAGCGGGACTGAGCCCTCAGATCGGGACAGTCCTGCtaaatccgggatggttgggagctatGGATAAAGGGGTTAATGCCGTACATCAAACTGAAAGGGAAATTCTACATCTAGTTCGGGATCCCCATGTTAAGTTTAAGCTTCTAACTTGAGCCATAATGATTGTCAGGGCCCATGATTGGCCCACCCACATGTCCATTATGATTAGACTTAAAGATTATGTCAACAATTGTCCAAAAATCCAAAACATAGTAAACCCAAGGAGTAAGTGTTCAGATGGAAACATCTGCTGCTCTGATGGGTCCTTCTATCACTTCAGAATCTGGTCTACTAGAAGGCCACTTGGTTGGCCAATCTTGTATAGAAGACACATTTTCATGCCAAGATCATAGCAGTCACCAGACTGATCTCAGCTCAGGAGACATTGTGGACAGTAGGGCCAAGGACATCCATAAGACTCCATGTCTACAGCCAGTACAAGAGTTCCTCCTACATGTATACTGTGCTGGATTACACACAGAGTTACCATGTTATCTGCTGTAAGAGATGTCATCTAACCATTCATAGTTCTCAATTATGGAGGAGTTCACTTTTCTTCTGTAGTCAGTTGGAGAGAAAATGTTTTCTTCTTCTGGACATGCatcgaagaggagagaagagaacccTTCTTCTTCCAGGATTTCATTAAGCAATGTCTGATTTCTTTGACTCCTAGTCCGTAGATGAAGGCATTAATAGTGGCGGGAATCATCAGGTAGATTGCAGTAAACAGATTCTGGACATCGTAGGAGATGAGTGAATGCATTCTGTACACGACAGAAGATACCAGAGCACAGGTGTACAAGAGCATGGCCACCAGCAGGTGCATCCCACAGGTGTGCAGAGCTTTGTGCCGAGCTTTACCAGATATGATCTTCATGGCCGTATAGAGGATGCTGGAATAGGATAATAGGAGTAGACCAGAATCAAGAATTGTGATGAAGATCCTAACAAGCAGACCCACAACCTCTTGTGTGGAGGTGCTGCCGCAGGCCAAGCTCAGGAGCCCCATGTTCTCACAGACAAAATTCAGGATGACATTGGATTTACAGTATTGAGCGTAAGAAGCTAAAATGACCATTGGGGAAACAAAGAGACTGCTCCGGGTCATTCCGATGGTGACCAGGTAGATCAGAGTCTGACTAGTCATGATATCATTATAACGTAGAGGCCTACAGATGGCCACAAACCTGTCCAGAGCCATCGAAAGAATAACGCCagactcaaaaatagccatgaaaTACATATAGAACATCTGTATCAAGCAACCGGCCAGAGTGATCTCATTCATATTGAAGGACAAGCCCAGGAGGAGTTTGGGCATGATGGAAGTTGTGCATGAAATGTTGACAGAGAAGAGTACCGAGATGAGAATATACATGGGGGAATGGAGATTTCTTTCTACACAGATCCGATAAATCAAGATAGAGTTTCCTGTCAAGATTGTGATGTAAACAGAAAGAAATGGGATCACCAAAAACTTCCTGTAGGCAACAATTCCTGGAAACCCAAGGAGGACAAACTCAGTGTGAGATAAAAAATACTGAGTATTGTTGAATGTATTCATCCCCTGGTAAGTAGGAAACTTTATTATGATAATTTCTGAGGAAATTCTATATGAGAAGAGGGTGAGTATGGTTAAATATGTTCATCCTTGGGTCATTAGGAAACTTAGTCACTATGCCTTTTGAGGTAAGTCTATGTGACAAcatggcaagtatagctgattgaaTTCATCCTCTTGTCATTAGTAAACTTAGTTATGATGCCTTCTGAGGAAAGTCTATGATGGAAAATGGTAAACGTGGAAGAAAGTTATGGCTCTGTCATAACCAAAAACGTTAGTGGAGAAGAGTAACAATGGTAGAACAATATCTTACCTCGTCATTCAAGATGTCCAGATCTCCTTCTTGTGAGCTTTGTTTAATTCTTATCAAGAGGCATTGTATGATTGTCATGTGCCGTTGCCCAGTTGTCATCTTATTTGGTGATGATCACAAGGAAGGATGTCTGCAAGGAGGAAACAGAAGACTTCAATCTTCAGTGAAtgttaataattagggatgatcgaatacctcaaatattcggctttttgaatatttgccgaataggtcgccgctattcaactattcgcgaatattcgatgcgtaatgtaagtctatgggaaatccgaataACGACTATTcaaaactattcaggcttcccatagacttacattgcgcatcgaatattcgcatagtggcgaactattcgtcggatatttgtgaagctgaatatttgaggtattcgatcatccctattaataatccTTTTGAAAAAAACATAACATAATCTGTCCTCCTCCTACACTTGTCCTTTGCCTTTGACACTGTGGACCATTCCCTCTTGATACAGATTCTCCCATTtcttggtatcacagacttggcgctatcttggatctcctcatacctaacagaCCGAACGTTCGGCATTTCCCACTCACACACAACCTctacatctcgccccctatctgtgggTATCTCCCAAGGtttagttcttggacccctgctgttgtccatctacaccttcggtctgagacagctcatagagtcccaggctttcagtatcacctctacactgatgatagcagatctacctctctggacctgacattacctccctactaactagaatcccacaatatctgtctgctatttcatccttgttTTCTActcaatttctaaaactgaacatggaaaaAACAGAATTCATGATGTTTCCCCCATCTCACTCAACCACCCCACCTGACCTAtctatcaaagtcaatggctgctcactctccccagtcctgcgTGCTCGCTGCTTGAGGGTAACCCTTGActatgctctctccttcaagccatatATCCAAGCCGTTTCCACCTCTTGCCAACTCCAAATAAAAAAGATTTCCCGGATCtgtacattccttgaccaagaatctgcaaaaacactagtgcatgcccttataatCTCCCGCctgaactactgcaacctcctgctctgtggcctcgctTCTAACCCTCtcacacccctccaatctatcttaaATTCTGCAGCCTCACTAATCCTTCTGTCCCCCTGCTATTCACCAACCTCTCCTCTCTGTGAATCCCTCCACTGGCTTACCATTGCCTAAcgtctccagttcaaaaccctgacCATGACCTTCAAAGCCATAAACAACCTGTCTCCtctatacatctgtgacctagtctcccggtacccttatctcctcttcccacaatcgtatcCAAGATTTCTTTTGTGCCTCCCTGTAGTGTTAGGATGTTAGTGGCCATCAGCAATTCATATTGGTAGTCTGTATTTAAggaaccctttaagatattagacAAAAACAGGTTAGGTTATATCAGCTTGTTCTTCTGTAATCTTCCAAAACACCTGGAGTCATAGCTCTGttatcaatgtttagtgagaaTGTGCGTGTTTATGGTATAGTAAAACATCTGGTACCAGGAGCCTTTGGCATATCTCATTCGGTGACTTATTTGTCCGGTGTAGATTGACATCtaaagagttggccactcagaagagggatactttattggaaaaatagaacctgttagagtttgtgtaacacTTGGTTATGCAAGCATTTGTTTTCAAAAGAGATATAAACTGGTGAAGATTCCAGCGAAGTCAGAAGCCTGTTAACCTGTGGACTAAATGGGGACACCCGTGACACGACAGTGTGGCTCCCATGAATTcctctgtcttcgctgttttgcttctcacagttGATGTTCTCGGACAGATGATGTGTGTTACTCCTGGTGAAGTTTTTTTCTATGTAGtgtcacactatttcctattttctgtaatcattgaatcattataataaaattaatcgccttctttaaagccatatcccctttaaatacttggcaaaacactcccccatactctggaactctctaccccaacatacCAGATTCTCActtactgtggaaaccttcaaaaggaacctgaagacctacctcttctgacaagcctctaacctgcagtaaccctcagtccaccatagtGTCGAACGACCAgctctactctcacctactgtatcctcacccatcccttgtagactgtgagccctcgctgggagggacctctctcctccagtctgtgccttgaaatgtttacgattattgtacttgtcgaTGTATGCCCCCCTTTTCACatataaagtgccatggaataaatggcgctataataataaataatatattattTGGAATCCATAAAAGGCTAGTGTTATTATTGGAGTGGTCTGATAATAAAACCGTTACATGTGATGGTGATGAGACATTGCAGTATCTGGAGAAGCTTTCCAAACCCATGCATGGTCGAATAGCTTGGCATGATTACATTGACGATGGTGGAGGAGAGAGGCATGGGCACCCAAGACGCTAATTAGCTAATTTCTTTTGAAACAATATCCACAATTTAGAACAGATTACAATTATACCCCATATTATCTTGCTCAGGGGTCTCCTGTGGACTACAAGACCATACTGTCAGCCCATAGCCAGGGACATGGAAGTTATACTTTTCGCTAGAAGAAGCCCAACTCATCCTATTCTATAAGGCCCTgaccatgtgtgacgccctggcaaaaccaggtagtcacagaaagagttaattctccctggcagctacacaatccccaccccagccaatcaggccctactcaccccctccccaggaaaaagggagggggcgagaggagctaaggaagtaGAGAGGAGTCAGGTTTCAGTTTGTGTTTAGGCAGTGTAGAACTGACAGCGGAATCTTGGAGCTCCCCGGAGAaaaggtggtagccggggttgaAGCCCTGGACTACAGGACTAGGTGGCcgtgagggccacaggtgacgaAGATCCGGCTGCGGGGAGCCTGAGCCGACGGGGACAGGGTTGTGGCCCGCcagtgctgggagagggacccgatccggaggccgttcacggactagtccagacaagaaagagacagacagagagtgtggaaggaagggcccctggctgtacatctgggtgtgggacccgaagacacccgccaaaggtgaccggccatttggcaagtttgtttacaaaagactctgtgtttactgaccctccacatcaatacagcctcatccaacaccagaacaaccgaactgtaagtgtgctgatacctgcaagccctgccaccaccacaactcccaactgggccccgggactacaactccccttcccgtggaggggatcccaccttgcttccccagaccatcagtcccgggcatggtccccagaggcagcagtggtgccaccatctcatcaccgcaacccacgggtggcgtcacagacaatctcccttgtaaatatccccttttcacttgcgggtggcggaccgctgctcgagcccgggtccggttcccactcgagccacagtaaagccccggatccgagcatccacaAGCAGCCCCTTAACTACGGTCTGGCCCCCGCCTGCAACACATGCTTGAGTCTTCCACATGGTAAAAAATAACAAGTGTCATAGAGTAGAGTTGATGGGTTTGTTAGCGATCGATGTCTGGAGGCCACGACAGAAGAGACATTTGTGCTGCTCGCAGAGGATTGTCTACCCTGTAACCAGCACATTATCTGATCTAAGGTGCAAAAACAAAGCCCATTGAGCGATTGACTATTGATTGCCATCTGTGAATTATCATTGATATGCCGGTTGGTGGCGATACCGCTCTGTGCCCTTTCTCTTACCTCCCTGTACGAGATTCTCCTCTTTGGCTGCTGTCATCAGTCATCAGTCATCAGTGATGGGCAGCCGCTCTCCATATTATATACTCTCAGGGCTCCTCGTGGATTTCCTCATTACCGTCACTGTAGAAGTCTCCAGACATCAGAGGTATACACACAGGATCACCTGGTCTCACTGACCTCTGGCTTGTTGTGTGGGAATAGAAGGATCCAGGAGAATCTCTGCAGTGGTGGGAGCCATGATTGTCCTATAATCCTGGTAATGATGAATAATCCTGACATGAGGGGCCTGGAAAAACTGAACCAAAAGACAACTACAGTAACCCCCGTAGGGAAGAAGGCAAATATTGAATAAAATTTGCTTAATTGCTCTATACCCTCCATTAAACGCTGACTGTGCACATTTTCTGCGTCCAGTTCTATATAACTGGACACAGAAAATGCACAACTGCAATGTCCTGAACGAGCATCAGAACCATCCGTGCATTGGTGCTACAGTGGGCATTTTCCTGAGACCCCTGCAGGAGAGCTGTGCTGTCTCTGTAACTAGTGGTCTAGTTCTAGAGTGCCAGTGGGCGGTAATCGAGGGTGAGCTTCTGCATAGCGCCCTGGCACTCTACATATAGATTGTGTCTCTGGATATATGTGCTGTCTTGTGCCGAGTGCATTGCACTCACTGGTAGGCCACAGGCCTCCACTGACCCCAAATCTTCCGTTTTAGGAGCCACCGCACACAAACCAAAGGACACCCAGTATGTTCCAAACCTGAGAAGTTTACTCAACAGTAGTGATTTAACATGACTCAACATTCGTCGAACCAGTACAGATGAA includes these proteins:
- the LOC142290109 gene encoding olfactory receptor 52E8-like; translation: MNTFNNTQYFLSHTEFVLLGFPGIVAYRKFLVIPFLSVYITILTGNSILIYRICVERNLHSPMYILISVLFSVNISCTTSIMPKLLLGLSFNMNEITLAGCLIQMFYMYFMAIFESGVILSMALDRFVAICRPLRYNDIMTSQTLIYLVTIGMTRSSLFVSPMVILASYAQYCKSNVILNFVCENMGLLSLACGSTSTQEVVGLLVRIFITILDSGLLLLSYSSILYTAMKIISGKARHKALHTCGMHLLVAMLLYTCALVSSVVYRMHSLISYDVQNLFTAIYLMIPATINAFIYGLGVKEIRHCLMKSWKKKGSLLSSSMHVQKKKTFSLQLTTEEK